The Marinobacter halotolerans genome includes a window with the following:
- a CDS encoding sensor domain-containing phosphodiesterase, which translates to MTASWMEKRRLTALKRLGILDTPPEHRFDRLTSIVRRIYQVPIALISLIDDDRQWFKSRQGLEVDETPRAHAFCDYTIRQDRPFIVEDATLDPRFKDNPLVTGPPHVRFYAGMPIREPSGFKVGSLCIIDRAPRNIQEMDLDLLRNVASLVEDEIERAFLTGDSDDFVEVSHLTRSIHRAQNIFLTHDSLSAALEFVLNDLLALTASQFGFIGEILHHPDETPYLKIGAITNIAWNPETEALYQQVKRRGLIFEQNDNLLGASMLADQFIIANDFSSDPRRGGLPDKHPPISSYFGVPIYAGSEKVGLVGLANRMDGYSENLAGELEPLLQTVGQFIERKRLHREKSEHSRSLERAANYDSLTGLPNRRRLTELFEQELVEADRRNGLLSVCFIDLDGFKEINDRYDHSAGDFVLKEVAGRLQGALREHDVIARLGGDEFVAILRDVENESVYDRMLEAIRQPLGFGDQVFELSGSMGITVYPDDRVDTDLLLRHADQAMYAAKESGKNQYRHFDLQSHVLRKERDRVLEQTPHALKEGQFELYLQPKINLTARTVEGFEALIRWNHPTEGLLAPGAFLPHLEYTEFADDVGRFVLTDAVDMLEQWSDEGLSYCLSINLSPSHFLSERFIPDLESALAGTDSRLRSRLVLEILETTTLDNTEKVIENLAACRALGVQISLDDFGTGYSSLDYFRRLNVDEIKVDRSFVSDMLTRPDDELIVSAIIGLSQNFGRRVVAEGIETLEVQERLVAMGCEVGQGFYYTRPVPREQALAWARSFSPEPPAQTSGLPAGLA; encoded by the coding sequence ATGACCGCAAGCTGGATGGAAAAGCGCAGGCTGACGGCACTCAAACGCCTGGGAATACTGGATACCCCGCCTGAACACCGTTTTGACCGGCTTACCAGTATTGTTCGCCGGATCTATCAGGTACCTATCGCCCTGATCTCCCTGATTGATGACGACCGCCAATGGTTCAAGTCCAGGCAGGGTCTGGAAGTGGACGAGACCCCCAGGGCCCATGCCTTCTGCGATTACACCATCCGTCAAGACAGGCCTTTCATCGTCGAAGACGCAACGCTCGACCCCCGCTTCAAAGACAACCCATTGGTCACCGGGCCGCCCCACGTGCGCTTTTACGCCGGCATGCCCATCCGTGAACCCAGCGGATTCAAAGTCGGGAGCCTGTGTATTATTGACCGGGCTCCGCGCAACATTCAGGAAATGGACCTGGACCTTCTGCGGAACGTGGCCAGCCTGGTGGAAGATGAAATCGAACGCGCCTTCCTCACGGGAGACAGCGATGATTTCGTTGAGGTCTCCCATTTAACCCGCTCCATTCACCGTGCCCAGAATATTTTTCTAACTCACGACAGCCTGAGCGCGGCACTGGAATTTGTTCTCAATGACCTTCTGGCGCTCACCGCCAGCCAGTTCGGTTTTATTGGGGAAATTCTTCACCACCCTGACGAAACCCCTTATCTGAAAATTGGCGCCATTACCAACATCGCCTGGAACCCTGAAACCGAAGCGCTGTATCAGCAGGTCAAACGGCGCGGGCTGATATTTGAACAAAACGATAACCTGCTGGGTGCTTCAATGCTGGCGGATCAGTTCATCATCGCCAACGATTTTTCATCAGACCCGAGACGTGGCGGCCTGCCCGACAAGCATCCGCCAATCAGTTCTTACTTCGGTGTTCCGATCTATGCGGGAAGTGAAAAAGTCGGCTTGGTAGGGCTCGCCAACCGCATGGATGGCTACTCGGAAAACCTGGCCGGCGAGCTGGAGCCTCTGTTACAGACCGTCGGCCAGTTCATTGAACGCAAACGTCTGCACCGTGAGAAAAGCGAACACAGCCGAAGCCTTGAACGGGCTGCGAACTATGATTCGTTAACCGGCCTGCCCAACCGCCGGCGGCTGACAGAACTGTTCGAACAGGAACTGGTTGAGGCTGACAGACGCAACGGACTGTTGTCCGTATGCTTTATTGATCTTGACGGTTTCAAAGAGATAAACGATCGCTATGACCATTCCGCTGGCGATTTTGTTCTGAAGGAAGTGGCCGGCAGGCTGCAGGGCGCCTTGCGAGAGCATGATGTTATCGCGAGACTTGGTGGCGATGAGTTTGTCGCTATCCTGCGCGATGTGGAAAACGAGTCTGTCTATGACCGCATGCTGGAGGCCATTCGTCAGCCTCTTGGCTTCGGGGATCAGGTATTTGAGCTGTCCGGCAGCATGGGAATCACGGTCTACCCGGATGACCGGGTCGATACAGACCTGCTCCTGCGCCATGCTGATCAGGCCATGTACGCGGCAAAAGAATCCGGCAAAAACCAGTACCGGCATTTCGATCTCCAGTCCCACGTACTGCGGAAGGAACGTGACCGCGTGCTCGAGCAGACGCCCCACGCGCTTAAGGAGGGCCAATTTGAACTCTATCTCCAGCCCAAAATCAATCTGACGGCCCGGACCGTTGAGGGCTTTGAGGCTCTGATCCGCTGGAACCACCCGACCGAGGGCCTGCTGGCGCCGGGCGCATTTCTGCCACATCTGGAGTACACCGAATTTGCCGACGATGTAGGTCGGTTCGTACTGACAGATGCGGTCGACATGCTTGAACAATGGTCCGATGAAGGACTGTCCTATTGCCTGAGCATCAACCTGAGCCCATCCCATTTCCTGAGCGAGCGATTTATCCCCGACCTGGAATCAGCCCTTGCCGGGACAGACAGCCGGCTGCGGTCACGCCTGGTGCTGGAAATTCTTGAAACCACCACGCTCGACAACACCGAAAAGGTCATCGAAAACCTGGCAGCCTGCCGGGCGCTGGGCGTGCAGATTTCCCTGGATGATTTCGGAACCGGCTACTCTTCCCTGGACTATTTCCGCCGGCTGAATGTGGATGAAATCAAGGTGGACCGTTCCTTCGTGTCGGACATGTTGACCAGGCCCGACGATGAGCTGATTGTGAGTGCGATCATTGGCCTGTCCCAGAACTTCGGCAGGCGGGTGGTTGCCGAGGGCATCGAGACACTGGAAGTCCAGGAGCGTCTGGTGGCCATGGGCTGCGAGGTTGGACAGGGGTTTTATTACACCCGTCCCGTTCCTCGCGAGCAAGCACTGGCCTGGGCCAGAAGCTTCTCACCCGAACCTCCAGCTCAAACTTCAGGCCTGCCAGCAGGATTGGCCTGA
- a CDS encoding L-threonylcarbamoyladenylate synthase, whose protein sequence is MSQFFQIHPVTPQKRLINQAADILRKGGVIVFPTDSAYAIGCQLDDKQAVDRIKRIRRLDDKHNFTLMCRDLSDVGVFAKVGNTQYRLLKQFTPGAYTFILEATSEVPRRLLHPKRKTIGMRVPDNPIVQELLAELGEPIMSSTLILPGEEDPMTDPEEIRDRLEHELDLIIDGGFCGLEATTVVNMTGDVPEVTREGKGDPKPFQL, encoded by the coding sequence GTGAGTCAGTTTTTCCAGATTCATCCGGTAACGCCCCAGAAGCGACTGATCAACCAGGCAGCAGATATTCTGCGCAAAGGTGGGGTGATTGTGTTTCCAACGGATTCCGCCTATGCCATCGGCTGCCAGCTGGACGACAAGCAGGCGGTGGACCGCATCAAACGCATTCGCCGCCTGGACGACAAGCACAACTTCACCCTGATGTGCCGGGATCTTTCCGACGTCGGCGTCTTCGCAAAGGTGGGCAATACCCAATACCGATTGCTAAAGCAGTTCACGCCGGGCGCCTACACCTTCATTCTGGAGGCTACCAGTGAAGTACCGCGTCGATTGCTGCACCCAAAGCGCAAAACCATCGGTATGCGTGTGCCGGACAACCCCATCGTTCAGGAATTGCTGGCGGAACTGGGTGAGCCGATCATGAGCAGTACGCTTATTCTGCCGGGTGAGGAAGACCCGATGACCGATCCGGAGGAAATCCGCGACCGGCTGGAACACGAGCTCGATCTTATTATCGACGGTGGTTTCTGCGGCCTTGAGGCGACGACCGTGGTCAACATGACCGGAGACGTTCCGGAAGTGACCCGTGAGGGTAAGGGCGACCCGAAGCCGTTCCAGCTTTAG
- a CDS encoding BolA family protein: protein MTIQHSIEQKLEPAFNCDILAVENESHKHNVPPNSETHFKVTLVSADFEGQGKVKRHQAIYGILAEELSGGVHALALHLYTPQEWAESGQAAPDSPNCLGGSKHDPAFTAGGKQ, encoded by the coding sequence ATGACGATTCAACACTCGATTGAACAGAAGCTGGAGCCAGCTTTCAACTGCGATATTCTTGCGGTCGAGAATGAAAGCCACAAACACAATGTGCCGCCGAATTCCGAAACCCATTTCAAGGTAACGCTGGTATCTGCCGATTTTGAGGGGCAGGGCAAGGTGAAGCGTCACCAGGCCATCTACGGGATACTCGCGGAGGAGCTGTCCGGTGGTGTTCACGCACTGGCACTTCATCTTTATACGCCGCAGGAATGGGCCGAATCGGGCCAGGCGGCGCCTGACTCGCCCAACTGCCTGGGTGGTTCGAAACACGATCCGGCTTTCACCGCAGGAGGCAAACAGTGA
- a CDS encoding DNA topoisomerase III, giving the protein MRLYIAEKPSLGRAIAAALPTPHQKGQGWIRCGQGEDACTVSWCIGHLLEPAEPAQYDPRWKKWRREDLPLFPGQWQVAPKPSVSQQLQILQSLMNKADLIIHAGDPDREGQLLVDELIRYAGVQCPVERILINDLTPSAVARAIAAPQDNRRFRRLSHSALARQRADWLYGINLTRFYTLFYQQQGQEGVFSVGRVQTPVLGLVVTRDNTIENFEPKPFFRIEATCHATDEQSPTDRFVARWLPSEKDQDHIDEEGRLLDREVAEQIAEAVKGRPGRITEARFRDRNEPPPLPLSLSALQIEAGRLFRMGAKDVLDVAQNLYERHQLITYPRSDCRYLPEGHYEQRHTVVQAIRKIASDLDQACDSADLALRSAAWNDKKVDAHHAIIPTARQSGSGRLSEAEQKIYDLISRYYLMQFNADAIHREGRLKLTIGEHEFRATETAIAEPGWKQLEIRQREERQEVTKAPLPRLSVRDPILCESADIRERKTQPPQPFTDATLLSAMTNIARFVSDTELRKTLRETDGLGTEATRAAIIDTLFRREYLVREKRYIRSTPKGRDLIEALPESVSTPDMTAVWEATLEQIRSGEGDPREFLAQLQNQIRQLVSEPGADQANTDQRPGSGVHCPKCRAPMREREGKFGAFQACTRFPDCNGTRPIDDTSPGDGSGERPVPCPHCFSPLVRRKSAKGWFWGCSNFPACRQTVNDVDGRPAVRLPNTT; this is encoded by the coding sequence ATGCGTCTGTACATTGCCGAGAAACCCAGCCTGGGCCGTGCCATTGCCGCGGCGCTTCCCACTCCCCACCAGAAGGGGCAGGGCTGGATCCGCTGTGGTCAGGGCGAAGACGCCTGTACAGTAAGCTGGTGTATCGGCCACCTGCTGGAACCCGCCGAGCCGGCCCAGTATGACCCCAGATGGAAAAAATGGCGGCGCGAGGATCTTCCCCTTTTCCCTGGCCAGTGGCAGGTGGCGCCCAAACCCAGTGTCAGTCAGCAGTTGCAGATATTGCAGTCGCTGATGAACAAGGCCGATCTGATTATTCACGCCGGCGACCCGGACCGAGAAGGCCAGCTGTTGGTTGACGAATTGATCCGCTACGCTGGGGTACAGTGCCCGGTCGAGCGCATCCTGATTAACGATCTGACCCCCAGCGCCGTCGCCAGAGCCATAGCCGCGCCCCAGGACAACCGTCGGTTCCGGCGTCTTTCCCACTCGGCCCTGGCCCGCCAGCGCGCCGACTGGCTCTACGGAATCAATCTGACCCGTTTTTACACCCTGTTCTACCAGCAGCAAGGGCAAGAGGGCGTATTTTCCGTGGGGCGGGTGCAGACACCGGTACTGGGACTGGTCGTCACCCGTGACAACACCATTGAAAACTTTGAGCCGAAGCCCTTTTTCCGCATTGAAGCCACCTGTCATGCAACGGATGAACAATCACCCACGGACCGTTTTGTCGCCCGCTGGTTACCTTCTGAAAAAGATCAGGACCATATCGATGAAGAAGGGCGGCTGCTCGACCGCGAGGTTGCAGAGCAGATAGCCGAGGCGGTCAAAGGGCGGCCAGGCAGGATTACCGAGGCAAGGTTTCGCGACCGAAACGAGCCTCCTCCCTTGCCGCTATCCCTGTCCGCGCTTCAGATCGAAGCCGGCCGGCTGTTTCGCATGGGTGCCAAGGATGTTCTGGACGTCGCGCAGAATCTCTACGAGCGCCACCAGCTGATCACCTATCCGCGCTCGGATTGCCGGTATCTCCCGGAGGGCCACTATGAGCAACGCCATACCGTGGTTCAGGCGATCCGCAAAATCGCATCGGATCTCGATCAGGCCTGCGATTCAGCCGATCTGGCCCTTCGCTCGGCGGCCTGGAACGATAAAAAAGTGGACGCCCACCACGCCATCATCCCCACCGCCCGCCAGAGCGGGTCCGGCCGCCTCAGTGAAGCGGAGCAGAAAATCTATGATCTGATCAGCCGCTATTACCTGATGCAGTTCAACGCCGACGCCATCCACCGGGAGGGTCGCCTGAAGCTGACTATCGGCGAGCATGAATTCCGCGCTACCGAAACCGCCATTGCCGAGCCCGGCTGGAAGCAGTTGGAGATACGCCAGCGCGAGGAGCGCCAGGAAGTAACAAAGGCCCCCCTGCCGAGGCTTTCCGTCAGAGATCCGATACTGTGTGAATCCGCCGACATCCGGGAACGCAAGACCCAGCCACCGCAGCCCTTTACCGACGCCACACTGCTGTCGGCGATGACGAATATTGCCCGATTTGTCAGCGATACGGAGCTGCGCAAAACCCTGCGGGAAACCGATGGTCTGGGTACGGAAGCCACACGGGCGGCCATCATCGATACTCTCTTCCGACGCGAGTACCTGGTGCGGGAAAAACGGTACATCCGCTCTACCCCGAAGGGTCGGGACCTGATTGAAGCCCTCCCCGAGTCTGTCAGCACGCCGGACATGACGGCGGTCTGGGAGGCCACGCTGGAGCAGATACGCAGCGGCGAAGGCGATCCCAGGGAGTTTCTGGCGCAGCTTCAGAACCAGATTCGCCAGCTCGTGTCCGAACCAGGAGCCGACCAGGCCAATACGGATCAACGCCCCGGCTCGGGGGTGCACTGCCCCAAATGCCGGGCGCCCATGCGGGAGCGGGAAGGAAAATTCGGTGCCTTCCAGGCCTGCACCCGCTTCCCGGACTGCAACGGCACCCGACCCATCGACGACACCAGCCCCGGCGACGGCAGCGGCGAGAGACCTGTACCCTGTCCCCACTGTTTTTCGCCACTGGTCCGGCGAAAAAGTGCAAAAGGCTGGTTCTGGGGCTGCAGTAATTTCCCTGCCTGCCGACAAACAGTCAATGATGTGGACGGCCGTCCGGCGGTTCGTTTACCGAATACTACATAA
- a CDS encoding response regulator transcription factor: protein MRIALLEDEHEQAQHIQAMLAERGHQCDHFPSGQSFLSAVLHRSFDLLILDWQIPDTSGIEVLEQVRAHLNWQIPVVFLTQRDSETDIVQALDAGADDYLSKPAREAELLARINALARRTNPDTEKEVLNYGPFQINTQQRVIQLHGQALTLTDKDFDLTLFLFQNQGRLLTREMLLERVWGMANDINTRTVDTHMSRLRRRLGLNPENGFRIKTIYQRGYRLEAMGATVNAPNTDTENTATGQG, encoded by the coding sequence ATGCGCATTGCACTTCTTGAAGATGAGCATGAACAAGCGCAACACATTCAGGCCATGCTGGCTGAGCGTGGGCATCAGTGTGATCATTTTCCGTCAGGGCAGTCCTTTTTGAGCGCGGTGCTGCACCGCAGCTTCGACCTGTTAATTCTGGACTGGCAGATTCCCGACACCAGCGGTATTGAGGTGCTGGAACAGGTCCGGGCGCACCTCAACTGGCAGATACCGGTGGTGTTTCTGACCCAGCGCGATAGCGAGACCGATATCGTGCAGGCGCTGGACGCCGGGGCTGACGATTACCTGTCAAAGCCTGCCCGCGAGGCAGAGCTGTTGGCCCGCATCAACGCACTGGCCAGGCGCACCAACCCGGACACCGAAAAAGAAGTGTTGAATTACGGCCCGTTTCAGATCAACACCCAGCAACGCGTCATTCAGCTGCACGGCCAGGCCCTCACCCTGACAGACAAGGATTTCGACCTTACCCTGTTCCTGTTTCAGAACCAGGGACGCCTGCTGACCCGCGAAATGCTACTCGAACGCGTCTGGGGCATGGCCAATGATATCAATACCCGGACGGTGGACACCCATATGAGCCGCCTGCGCCGCCGCCTTGGCCTGAACCCCGAGAACGGCTTCCGCATAAAGACCATCTATCAGCGCGGTTACCGTCTTGAAGCAATGGGGGCAACCGTCAATGCCCCGAATACTGATACCGAGAATACAGCGACAGGACAGGGATGA
- a CDS encoding FecR domain-containing protein has protein sequence MSNSTIRILIARCLISASLVFCATAQAELSIGRGSEAGSSGFGGSSVPEWTYTVQADESVKDIANRFLMKSIPSSRLLQHNNLMDLSQLKNGDTLRIPLSWLQQQPEPARAASVAGQVMVLSGRDGNKRPLTPGTLIRVGDELVSHSGSATVELADGSSLRLSPNSRLTFNRLTRYGKSGMVDTRLRLNDGEVETRVEPFEEDGSRFEIETPSAVAAVRGTMFSLKTDASGSDLRVTEGRVAFGPRGKTRVIPAGYSASTSMANVRDLSIRRLPPAPELKPLPARLTALPQTLGWKSNGAPRYRVNVFDAESGRWLQSSTTDGTEYDLKLLDNGRYQARLAALGNRGIAGMPAMVDFEVDLQARAAELSSPAPGEGVNDDMPEFRWQLRGQNEVARIEIAEDQSFSNVIATSEWAPDQQALPSRPLSPGQYYWRVVTEAGGNSVATSETRSLVVNGTLPPANIISINYVDEQVRVFWEKVDTASQYRLQLSEEPGFRNIIKEAELPGTTAALRLIPGRRYFVRVKALSDGPLESRWGPGRELFLE, from the coding sequence ATGAGTAACAGCACCATCCGGATTCTGATCGCCCGCTGCCTGATCTCTGCCAGCCTGGTTTTCTGCGCTACGGCCCAGGCGGAGCTGTCGATCGGTCGTGGTTCAGAAGCAGGTTCATCAGGCTTTGGCGGGTCCAGTGTGCCCGAGTGGACCTATACGGTGCAGGCGGACGAATCTGTTAAGGACATTGCCAACCGTTTCCTGATGAAGAGCATTCCCTCCTCGAGACTGCTTCAGCACAACAATCTGATGGACCTGTCCCAATTAAAGAACGGCGACACCCTCAGGATTCCTCTATCCTGGCTTCAGCAGCAACCGGAGCCGGCCAGGGCTGCTTCGGTGGCCGGCCAGGTCATGGTGTTGTCCGGACGCGACGGCAATAAAAGGCCACTAACGCCGGGTACGCTGATTCGTGTCGGCGACGAACTCGTTTCCCATTCCGGCAGTGCCACTGTGGAACTGGCGGATGGCTCCAGCCTCCGGCTGTCCCCGAATTCCCGTCTGACGTTTAACCGACTGACCCGCTACGGTAAGTCGGGGATGGTGGATACGCGCTTGCGCCTGAATGACGGAGAGGTGGAAACCCGGGTAGAGCCGTTTGAAGAGGATGGATCGCGTTTTGAGATCGAAACCCCCTCGGCCGTCGCGGCCGTTCGCGGAACCATGTTCAGCCTTAAAACCGATGCCAGCGGTTCGGATCTGCGCGTCACCGAAGGCAGAGTCGCCTTTGGCCCGCGGGGTAAAACCCGGGTGATACCGGCGGGCTACAGCGCCAGCACTTCAATGGCCAATGTCAGAGATCTGAGTATCCGCCGTTTGCCGCCGGCCCCGGAGCTGAAACCGCTGCCCGCCCGCCTGACCGCACTGCCGCAAACCCTGGGCTGGAAATCAAACGGCGCACCCCGATACCGTGTGAACGTATTCGACGCAGAATCCGGCCGCTGGCTGCAGAGTTCGACCACGGACGGCACAGAATACGATCTCAAGCTGTTGGACAATGGCCGATACCAGGCAAGGCTGGCGGCACTGGGCAATCGTGGCATTGCCGGCATGCCTGCGATGGTGGATTTTGAAGTAGACCTTCAGGCGCGCGCGGCAGAGCTGTCCAGTCCGGCGCCCGGCGAAGGCGTTAACGATGACATGCCGGAATTCCGCTGGCAGCTGCGCGGACAAAACGAAGTGGCGCGTATCGAAATTGCCGAAGACCAGAGTTTCAGCAACGTAATTGCAACCAGTGAGTGGGCCCCAGACCAGCAGGCCTTGCCGTCACGCCCTCTGTCCCCAGGCCAGTATTACTGGCGGGTAGTCACCGAAGCTGGCGGGAATTCCGTTGCCACCAGCGAAACCCGCTCACTGGTCGTCAATGGCACCCTTCCCCCAGCGAACATCATCAGCATCAACTATGTGGATGAGCAGGTGCGTGTTTTCTGGGAGAAAGTCGATACCGCCTCACAGTACCGGCTACAGCTGTCCGAAGAGCCCGGCTTCAGGAACATCATCAAGGAAGCGGAACTTCCGGGTACCACAGCCGCCTTGCGGCTGATTCCCGGACGGCGCTACTTTGTGCGCGTGAAAGCCCTGTCTGACGGCCCGCTGGAAAGCCGATGGGGGCCCGGGCGCGAACTTTTCCTGGAATGA